A window of the bacterium genome harbors these coding sequences:
- the aspS gene encoding aspartate--tRNA ligase — MRTRYCGELGAADAGSPVVVCGWVDRRRTHGEHLAFLDVRDHTGVVQCVVDERIDARSEYVVRIAGIVRERPEGTANPALSTGEVEIGDCSTEILKRAEPMPIPLHGDVDENLRLRYRYLDLRRARMQRNLRIRARVNAAIREAMDAQGFVEIETPMLVASTPEGARDFVVPSRLHPGDFYALPQSPQLFKQLCMVGGLDRYYQIARCLRDEDLRADRQFEFMQLDAEAAFVGADEVLDFITTAVSHTVDVVTGSPLGEVPIITWNDAMERYGSDKPDTRFGMELIDCTDLFAATQARVFQVPCVKGITVAGGADMGRNRIDELTAACKRWGAKGLAWFRIGEAGEDGALALDGALSKFMSPEEQAALPQRLEAAPGDMIMLIADERRVANRVLGLLRLELGRPPVAEGGLAPLWVVDFPLFEDIDEEGNPQPAHHPFTMPHPDDLDYLVRGGGESLLRVRSQAYDLVINGWELGSGSVRIHDADIQRQVFATLGIDADEAERRFGFLLEAFGYGAPPHAGFAFGIDRLAALLAGEENIREVIAFPKTQSGADPLTSAPGPVEPAHLAELGLRLRPS; from the coding sequence ATGCGGACCCGCTACTGCGGCGAGCTCGGCGCCGCTGACGCCGGCAGTCCCGTCGTCGTCTGCGGCTGGGTGGACCGGCGCCGCACCCACGGCGAGCATCTGGCCTTCCTGGACGTGCGGGACCACACGGGCGTCGTGCAGTGCGTCGTGGACGAGCGCATCGACGCCCGCAGCGAGTACGTCGTGCGCATCGCGGGGATCGTGCGGGAGCGGCCCGAGGGCACGGCCAACCCGGCGCTGTCCACCGGCGAGGTGGAGATCGGCGACTGCAGCACCGAGATCCTCAAGCGGGCCGAGCCGATGCCCATCCCGCTGCACGGCGACGTGGACGAGAACCTCCGACTGCGCTACCGCTACCTGGACCTCCGCCGGGCGCGCATGCAGCGCAACCTGCGCATCCGGGCTCGGGTCAACGCCGCCATCCGGGAGGCCATGGACGCGCAGGGATTCGTGGAGATCGAGACGCCGATGCTCGTGGCCTCCACCCCCGAGGGGGCGCGGGACTTCGTGGTGCCCTCCCGGCTGCACCCGGGCGACTTCTACGCCCTGCCGCAGAGCCCGCAGCTCTTCAAGCAGCTCTGCATGGTGGGCGGCCTCGACCGCTACTACCAGATCGCCCGCTGCCTGCGCGACGAGGACCTGCGGGCGGACCGGCAGTTCGAGTTCATGCAGCTCGACGCCGAGGCCGCCTTCGTGGGCGCCGATGAGGTCCTCGACTTCATCACCACCGCCGTCAGCCACACGGTGGACGTGGTGACCGGCTCCCCCTTGGGCGAGGTGCCGATCATCACCTGGAACGATGCCATGGAGCGCTACGGCAGCGACAAGCCCGACACCCGCTTCGGCATGGAGTTGATCGACTGCACCGACCTGTTCGCTGCAACGCAGGCGCGGGTCTTCCAGGTGCCGTGCGTCAAGGGCATCACGGTCGCCGGGGGGGCCGACATGGGCCGCAACCGGATCGATGAGCTGACCGCCGCCTGCAAACGCTGGGGGGCCAAGGGTCTGGCGTGGTTCAGGATCGGTGAGGCCGGCGAGGACGGTGCGCTGGCCCTCGACGGGGCGCTCAGCAAGTTCATGTCGCCCGAGGAGCAGGCGGCTCTGCCGCAGCGGCTGGAAGCCGCACCCGGCGACATGATCATGCTCATCGCGGATGAGCGGCGAGTGGCGAACCGGGTGCTGGGCCTGCTGCGCTTGGAGCTGGGGCGCCCGCCGGTGGCCGAGGGCGGCTTGGCGCCGCTGTGGGTCGTGGACTTCCCGCTGTTCGAGGACATCGACGAGGAGGGGAACCCGCAACCCGCCCACCACCCGTTCACGATGCCGCATCCCGACGATCTGGACTACCTCGTGCGGGGCGGCGGCGAATCGCTGCTGCGGGTGCGGTCTCAGGCCTACGACCTGGTGATCAACGGCTGGGAGCTGGGCTCGGGCAGCGTGCGGATCCACGACGCCGACATTCAGAGGCAGGTTTTCGCCACCCTCGGCATCGACGCGGACGAGGCCGAGCGCCGCTTCGGCTTCCTGCTGGAGGCCTTCGGCTACGGGGCGCCGCCGCATGCCGGGTTCGCCTTCGGCATCGACCGGCTGGCGGCGCTGCTGGCGGGCGAGGAGAACATCCGCGAGGTGATCGCGTTCCCGAAGACCCAATCGGGTGCCGACCCGCTGACGAGCGCGCCGGGTCCCGTCGAGCCTGCCCACTTGGCCGAACTCGGCCTTCGCCTCCGCCCCTCCTGA